The genomic stretch AAACAAATACATCCCAACAAAAAATTCTACTAGTGTGCACCCAATCTTTTAATACTACAACTCACAAGACACAGATTATGAAAAGCACACCGTAATTGGACTATATACTGATGCATTGATATCACACTCTGAATTAACAAGTGACAACCAAAGCCCTCACATCGATCTCCCTAAAAAGACCAACTGTTTCAACGTTAAGTCCAGTAAAGTTGGGTAATTTATAGCCAATGGTTTTGCACTTTTGATGCCTAGAGATCACATCATTTAAAGTTGGAAGCATGTTCAGATTTAGCCATTCCAGAAGAGTCTAGGAATGTTTATGCAATATCACAGCTACCTCTAAGTAAACCAAAAAGCTCGATTATATATGTACTCTCTAAGGCCTTGTTTGTTAGAGAGGATTGGCTTGAGTAGGACTATTCACTATATTAAAGGtattttgtccaagttgaaAGTTAGTCGTGAAGAATAGTTGTCCCTTTTAATCCTACAACTGGACACATAAGGAAGTTATCATCTATTTCTTCCTTTAAAATGCTTCCAATATGGTGAATAGTCCTACCAAAGCCAATCCTCTCTATCAAATGAGGCCTAAGTTTCTACTCTATCTACATTTTATGGTTGAAAAACAATCAGGTGCAAGAGAATGTACCAGAACTTCAAAAACCCATGTCGCCGAAAATGAAGCGCTACAAAGTTCTTCCCAAGGAATGTCTGAATAAAACGCTGGGCAGTAAGCATTATTAGCCTGCTCGGTTCGATCAGAGTCTTGCATTTGTGAGCAAGAGGACCTCCAGGCTGCATCACCCACTCCTGCTCCAAATCAGCAAAGAAAACATCCCCAATTGCAATAACATCATCATTGCTCGAAAATTTCGACTGAACATCTTGCACAGTCCTCTTGGTTGGCTTCTTCACGTCTTCAACCCAAGCCGACTCGAGCTTATTCATCGAGACCCCAGCTCCCTTCAGCTTCTTCACATGGTCATTGTCGACATAGCAAGGAGTCGGATGCGCAAAATAGCAAATAAACTTATCAATGTGGAtgtgattcttcttcttctcagccAATTCTTCAAATGTAACCACAACCGTTTTGCCCAAGCATTTGTTAATGTGTTCAATGTCCAGCACCCTGCTGAACTGGTAATCCACTTTGTGGCTGGGAATCACCAGGACCCGGTTCAGCAATGCGGCGAAGAACATGTGCTTCTCCAAGCAAATCAAATGGTTCGACATTTGGCCGGAAACGCAAATGGCGAAAAGATACTTGTTGGAATTGGGTTTCCATTCAATCGTTCTTCTCTGGGAGAATTGTTGGTCCACAGCTCGACAGCGATCGCCGAGACTCGGGTTTTCAAAATCTCCGAAATCCCGGAAATCCGGCTCCGTGGAGTTTCCGGTGCGGTGGGGAGATAGGAGGACTTGCTGGATTTCTCTGTTGATTGAAATCTGACGGAGGACGGCGGATTTGAGATCGTCGAGGAGCGGAATTTGGGCGGAATCGGAGTGATTGGAAGTGGAATTAGTAGAATTAGTGGGATTGGGGAGTGTTTGTTTCCAGAGATTGAAGAGGCTTACCTGCTGCTGCTTAAGCAAGTAGAGGGCGCGGAGCTCGGACTCCCGGAGCTTACCGGAGGCGGAGTCGTAGGGGGAGGAGGAGAAGTTTCCGGCGGTGAAGAGGAGGGCTTTTATGTCGGTAACGAAGAAGAGGATGATGACGAAGGTAGGGACGAAGATGGCGAGTACGACGAAGGATCGCTTGTTGAAGAGGTCGCCGAGCTTGAGGGACGTGAAGCGGCGTCGTAATTGGTGGTGGTTGTAGCTGCGATTGTTGCTGTTGCTGTCGATGTCGTCGTAGTCGTCGGCGATGTGGAAAGCGGCGGCAGCGGCGGTTGATCGAGGGGTGGGGAGCTTTCTGTCGTTTTGGTCGATTAGGTTTTGGCGATCGTCGTCGTCCTCGGACGACGAGGATAGTCTGTTCATTTTGGGAGGTGCTTTTGGCTTTTCGGGGAAGCGGCAATGTGGAATGTATGTGGCGGTGTGACAGTTGGAAAAAGCGCTTTCTTGTTGGCGTTTTGAGCTGTGTGTGTGAGACTATCGGATGAGGGAGGGACTGGGATGTGGGAGGAAATTGGTGGAGTGAGTGAAACGCGGAGGAGAGGGGGAAGCCGGAGGCCCAGTGGTGGAGGAATGTGGGGTGGAGCTGTCGATGGAGAGTGTCGGTAGACGAAAGTGACAACTTACCGGCCCACTAAGGAGGTTGATGTTGGTTTGTCTAAAGCCCATTCAACCAGCCATATGTGTGTGATTTGGTGGTATTTTGGTAGGGGAATGTTTATTTGCAAAAAGAAATTGGTAGGAGAATATTTGAAATTACTTTTAAaagaggttaaaaaaaaaaaaaaaaaaaaaaagagctagAGATTTCAATGTAAAACTAATGCGTAATATGAGGAGTAACTGAAGCATGTGCATGTCCAAGAAAGATAGTAATTGGGTCGCAAACTAAAGATAGTAATTTGTAATGTCATGTCCAAAGAAGGTAATCTAATTACTAAATTAAAGAATTAACAACGATTTTGTAAATATACAAGGTAAGTTGGTActtttttaaattaacaaatTGAGTTTTGCAATATATATCTTATTTGCTAgcaataaatatgtatatatatatatatatattattggaaAGTATTGTTTAGtaaagagtttaaaaataaaatttaggcTTCAAAAGATAAAATGAAGTTAAGATATTAATAATAGTTAAGCAAGTGGCTATTTATCATAGTTGTGGAAAAATGTTGAGTTCTTGCATAACAGCTTGGGTTCAAACTGAGttggtgactaatctaacatctaatataacaaaatctatcgtttgacaaaaaaaaaaaagatattgatATTTTAAAGTGAAAGAGTTAGTTGAAGAGTGGATTGGAGTGACCCCATTTTAAAGCAGCATAAAAGTGTCAAATGAGTTAGCAAAGGAcacgtttaaaaaaaaaaagttttggtaACTTTTTTGGAGATACTCTAACCTCTAAAAGCATATGTAAGGTCTATTCTCTCATCAACGTGatattcattctcaacatgctCCCTCCTatgtgacaaattttcaagtATAACATGTGGACAACATAAACGGAGTGTCATAGAGCACACGTGTCtattgggcttcacacgtgagGCAACTTGCTCTGAAgaagttgagattccaccataaaaccaattgacaatatgaaaaGTAACTCAACTTATATAAGTATGTGCAAAATTTCTTCCTCATCAATATGAAATAAATTCTCaataaaaacacattttaatAGGGAAACGTTTAAGAAACACATATCAGATCATTCTTCAAAAAATACTTTCAATTGCCTCTCTAAAAATCACttgaattctaaatttctaataaaAGAATTTCTTGCGTTTATAATAAAGGAGTGTTTCATACGCATGCAATTCCAACTATCCCCACACTTTTTTGAATGCAATTTacaacaataattattattgatCATCTTAAAAAGTACGGAAGTACCTCAAAACGAgataatttcttaatcttgtaACTGAAATAGGACATTTCAAATATGCACACAGCATATGCACACGCCATTCACAAAAATCAGACAGAAATAGGATTTTTCATACACCTTGAAATGATCAAATTGTCCTCCCATATAAATGAGTTATCCAAAAATGTCATActtcatttctcattttgtagagagagaaacagagatgAGAGAGCTCTCTCGCCCAATTCCAATTCGAAGAACCCTAAATCACCCATCTTTTTCATCCAAGCTttttctatctctctctcccctcgcTCTACATTTCGAATATGCACAAGAGCTCTCTCTAACCCACCCATCTTCTttgatttttaccttttcatttgttggttttgtgaactgggtttgcttaattttgctttttgattgatggatttttggagttgaagtGATTGGTTTGGTGTTTCTTGGAGGAGACCCAAATActtcaattttgatattttatttttattttattttatcttctcTCTGATTTATATGTGGGTTTTCATTCTTCTATCTTCTCCCTCCCTCCGCTCCCTCTCTCGATCCAAATTTACAAGCACTAAAATAGGGTTTGGCTTTTGCtgcaattaaatgaaaaaacatATTAAAGGTCAGTTGGCTTTTGGAGGAGAGATAAATTTGAGGGAAAGAGAGAAATTAGAGTGGAAAAAAGGAAGAGCGAAGGATATGGACGAAATTGTTTCACGTACTCGTTCGCTCTCTTCGTATTAAGCTTGCTTATACACTGTATGTACATGACATGTACACGACATGCACATGACATGCATATGTTTGCTCATAGATATGagctaaacaaaaaaaaatttgtgaaatttgtgaaattttttccgtaatgtgcatgtggtgtgcatatgATGTGCATGGCTACATCTTAATATAAGAAGCAGGAATGTTCACTAGTTATGATGCATGTATGTTGTGCCCTAAAATTTAGCAAGCATGACCACAATCTAGTTGGCCTCGacgaaaaaataaattaagaaaaagcttaGAGGACGTTAAGGATCATGTGTGTCCATAAAATAACGACaacgagtatcatgttttccatGTGCACGATTAAGTGGTGATTAATGTAcgtaacaagacttttcaaactACCACTGTAAAAcgtaacaagacttttcaaactACCACTGTAAAAcgtaacaagacttttcaaactACCATTGTAACCTTATATACGTAACAattgtgttttaattgtatccatTATACCAATAGGTTGTCGttaaagtttcttattaatgCGAAAAACAGCTCGTTGCTTGATTTCTagttttgtgcatatcatgtgcatgtattGTACATATCATGAGCAAGTGATGCGCATATAGTGTATATGGTGGTGACATCACAGGTGTTAAtgtcatttttctgatttcgaAAAGAGAGCTATGAGATTTGGATTTTTGGCTTGGCTTATATCTGTGAGCATATTATGTGAATGTCGAGTACAAACAGTGAGCAAATCCTAAAAAATTAATCCAACAAAACACCAACATTTAATGATTGGGCTTTGTTCCCACCATCGATGCGAGTCCAGTGATGGTGGTCTCGAGCCTCGGTTGTTTGCAATTTTGCCGAAAAATGGTCGGAAAACTCGCGACCTACTTGAGTTTCGATCCCAAAGATCGAGGATGAGATTTGTGACAAGACTAGGTGTTTTGGACTCACGAGGACGAGATGAAATTGGTGGTGGCTTTGATTTGGATGGTGATGGTCGGGCTGACAATACAACATGTCTACATAGTAAGAATGGGAGAGATATTGCGTAagggagaaagtgagagaagagagagaggaagagaaagggagagtaaagagagaaatcagaaaataagataaaataatccatttatatatagatattttagtaattttaattttatgtatgactgatttattctatttttatttcaatattaAGAAATTATCTCATTTTGAGATATTTCCTTAAAAAATATCCTCCAACACTTTTGTATTCACGTAAAAGAAATTCTGGATAGCAGGAAATAGCGAGTTCCAGCATTTTCTCCGCGTTTCAATAATTTCAAACAGTGTGACACGTTTCACTAGAGGAAATGTGGCGGCCAAGGTGAATGACATGTGTCAAATGCTCCCATTTGTTCATGACTCATGGTTTCTTAGATTTCCAGTTTCTACCAGAAGAATGAATAGTTGAGAAAAAGGAAGGAAGACCACCTAGCATTAGCAAAGCAAAGGATTTTTGTAGAAAACAATGAAGCAGCACCAGGGAAGGCTAGTGTTTGGATGGTGGTCAAGAGCCGGAGGCATTACTAGCACTACCGCACAAGGTTGGCCAAACACGGCGGAGCTGCTGCCGTTGCGTTTTATGACAGCCAAAGCGCCCAACCGCGCCGCCGTTCATGGACATAGGCTGCCCATCCCTCGTGTTGTTGATGTACGTTATGCTACGTTTCTTGTTCCTAATCTAACGGCAACCGTTTTTTAATGCACATGATTGTTCTTTAGTAATGACCCGACTTCCTGCACATAATTCGGGCTAAATATGGCCTATAGTCCttagttggagatgaccttataaGTCCTTAAGGTTAACTTTTAATGCGGACAAGCCTTCATATTTTCACAGTTATTATTGTGTCGGTAAATTTTAAGGTTAATACGTCAACAAATTGAGTGACGTGAAGTTCGTAGTTGGCCTTCACATATAGGTTAACTCTTAGAGAAAGTTCAGAAAGTTGGAGTTTTCATCTGAAAAATTGAAGTTTAGAAAGTTTGAGTTTTCATCTCAAAAACAAGTGAAGTTTGGAAAGTTGCAAGTTCCATCCCCAGTCTTTGATGTTTGATGTCTGATGGGGGTCTCTGTTTGTGATTGTGTAGGAGGAAGAAGTAGAGAAGGTGATAGAGAAAGGgaaagaggagaaagaagaaaagaggcAGGAGGTGGAGAAGGCCGTCGACTCCAAAATCAACCGCAGCCGCTCCGAAGGTGACACCTGCCCTCCTGAGACTACTGCTTCTAGTTAGTTAATCTTCCATCACAATCATAAAccatttgtgttttttgttgtaatttacTTGTGCTTTTATTTGTGTGTTTGCACAATTTATGATCCAACATAATGCGCCAAAGAAAAGAGCTTGCTGTCTATGATTATGTTTGGCGACTCGGATTGGATTAAGACGTATGATGAGGAATTGGATAGGATTAGGAATTTAGGAGGTAGGATTAGAATGTTTGGATGATGATCACTTGGATTGGAGAGGCTAGCGTTAACCTAGCCTTTCCAATCCAATTGTATTTCGTGCTCACAATCTGAGTGTTGAAAAATTGGGGCCATTCACTATTTGGTAAAACTAATTTACTTTCAGTCAATGTTTTAAAGAACTCGCCTCGGGGCGCACCTAGGGCGCCCTTGAGGC from Pyrus communis chromosome 7, drPyrComm1.1, whole genome shotgun sequence encodes the following:
- the LOC137739962 gene encoding O-fucosyltransferase 36-like, encoding MNRLSSSSEDDDDRQNLIDQNDRKLPTPRSTAAAAAFHIADDYDDIDSNSNNRSYNHHQLRRRFTSLKLGDLFNKRSFVVLAIFVPTFVIILFFVTDIKALLFTAGNFSSSPYDSASGKLRESELRALYLLKQQQVSLFNLWKQTLPNPTNSTNSTSNHSDSAQIPLLDDLKSAVLRQISINREIQQVLLSPHRTGNSTEPDFRDFGDFENPSLGDRCRAVDQQFSQRRTIEWKPNSNKYLFAICVSGQMSNHLICLEKHMFFAALLNRVLVIPSHKVDYQFSRVLDIEHINKCLGKTVVVTFEELAEKKKNHIHIDKFICYFAHPTPCYVDNDHVKKLKGAGVSMNKLESAWVEDVKKPTKRTVQDVQSKFSSNDDVIAIGDVFFADLEQEWVMQPGGPLAHKCKTLIEPSRLIMLTAQRFIQTFLGKNFVALHFRRHGFLKFCNNKQPSCFYPIPQAADCITRVAQRANAAVIYLSTDAAEIETGLLQSLVVVNGKTVPLVKRPARNSAEKWDALLYRHGIEGDAQVEAMLDKTICAMSSVFIGASGSTFTEDILRLRKDWGSASLCDEYLCQGEDPNFIAENE